A stretch of the Candidatus Hydrogenedentota bacterium genome encodes the following:
- the dnaJ gene encoding molecular chaperone DnaJ: MARTRDLYELLGVPKTATQDEIRKAYLKLAHKHHPDKTGGNKESEEKLKEINAAYDVLKNPEKRAQYDQFGSTDGQPFGGGFGGGFGGFGGGGQGGFDAPFDDLFDMLFGQGRKRGGGPGGAQAGADLEYRLRVTLSEAAHGTKKKISFNRNESCPDCQGMGAAKGSQAETCRQCGGSGQVRAAHGIFSVSRTCPVCSGRGKVIVNPCRSCSGTGQTKNRRELQVDVPPGVDNEQRLRVPGEGEAGRQGGPRGDLYFVIQIDPHPLFQREGTTIVCEVPVTMTQAALGAAVEVPTLFGMESVKVPAGTKTGAQARLRGKGMPDVRGYRQGDQIIVFKVEIPATLSRQQRRLLEEFEREADNKTYPECVEFQKNARESMKPKD; this comes from the coding sequence ATGGCGAGGACAAGGGATTTATACGAACTGCTGGGGGTGCCAAAAACGGCCACCCAGGATGAAATCCGGAAGGCCTATCTGAAGCTGGCCCACAAGCACCATCCGGACAAGACGGGCGGCAACAAGGAGTCGGAGGAGAAGCTCAAGGAAATCAACGCCGCCTACGACGTGCTCAAGAATCCGGAAAAGCGCGCCCAGTATGACCAGTTCGGCTCCACCGACGGACAGCCCTTCGGCGGCGGCTTCGGCGGCGGCTTTGGCGGCTTCGGCGGGGGCGGTCAGGGAGGCTTCGACGCGCCCTTTGACGACCTTTTTGACATGCTCTTCGGCCAGGGCCGGAAACGTGGCGGCGGACCGGGCGGTGCGCAGGCCGGCGCGGACCTTGAATACCGTTTGCGGGTCACCCTGTCCGAGGCCGCGCACGGCACAAAGAAGAAGATCAGCTTCAACAGAAACGAGTCCTGCCCCGACTGCCAGGGCATGGGCGCGGCAAAGGGCTCCCAGGCGGAGACCTGCCGCCAGTGCGGCGGCTCCGGGCAGGTGCGCGCGGCCCACGGCATCTTCAGCGTCAGCCGGACCTGTCCCGTCTGCAGCGGGCGCGGCAAGGTCATCGTCAACCCCTGCCGGTCCTGCTCGGGCACCGGACAGACCAAGAACCGCCGCGAACTCCAGGTGGACGTGCCCCCCGGCGTGGACAATGAGCAGCGCCTGCGCGTGCCCGGCGAGGGCGAGGCCGGACGGCAGGGCGGCCCGCGCGGCGACCTGTATTTTGTCATCCAGATAGACCCGCACCCCCTCTTCCAGCGCGAGGGCACCACCATCGTCTGCGAGGTGCCCGTGACCATGACCCAGGCCGCACTGGGGGCCGCCGTCGAGGTGCCCACCCTCTTCGGCATGGAGTCGGTGAAAGTGCCCGCGGGCACCAAGACGGGCGCCCAGGCGCGCCTGCGCGGCAAGGGCATGCCCGATGTGCGGGGTTACCGCCAGGGCGACCAAATCATCGTCTTCAAGGTCGAGATACCCGCCACACTCTCCCGCCAGCAGCGGCGCCTCCTCGAGGAATTCGAGCGCGAGGCCGACAACAAAACGTACCCCGAGTGCGTGGAGTTCCAAAAGAACGCCCGCGAAAGCATGAAGCCCAAGGACTAG